Proteins encoded within one genomic window of Clupea harengus chromosome 10, Ch_v2.0.2, whole genome shotgun sequence:
- the tssk6 gene encoding testis-specific serine/threonine-protein kinase 6 — protein MHTEKVLRDMGYKMESMIGEGSYSKVKLARSQKHNSHVAIKVVDRKKAPHDFVHKFLPRELALLRTVRHENIVRVFEFIEVCNGRLYIVMEAAVTDLLQKVQEGNGIPADLAKVMFSQIVSGVSYLHQHGIVHRDLKCENILLTADNQVRLTDFGFGRFATGYPDLSQTYCGSAAYAPPEVLLGVPYDPKKYDVWSLGVILYVMITGCMPFDDSNVTALPLMQRKALVYPDDVTVEENVRAIISLLLQFSPSTRPSIKQVSEQSWLQLPTGEGIKKK, from the coding sequence ATGCACACGGAAAAAGTTTTGAGGGATATGGGCTATaagatggagtccatgataggTGAGGGAAGTTACTCCAAAGTTAAACTTGCTCGTtcccaaaaacataactcccaTGTGGCCATAAAAGTTGTAGACCGCAAGAAAGCCCCGCACGATTTCGTCCACAAGTTTCTTCCAAGAGAGCTGGCACTGTTACGAACAGTGAGACACGAGAACATCGTTCGTGTTTTTGAATTCATCGAAGTTTGCAATGGTCGGCTGTATATCGTCATGGAGGCGGCAGTGACAGACCTTCTGCAAAAAGTTCAAGAGGGGAATGGCATACCAGCTGACCTAGCCAAGGTCATGTTCTCACAGATCGTCAGCGGTGTGAGTTACTTGCACCAACATGGCATCGTACACCGGGACCTCAAATGCGAGAACATCCTCCTTACTGCGGACAATCAAGTGAGGTTAACTGATTTTGGATTTGGCAGATTTGCGACAGGTTATCCCGATCTGAGCCAGACTTACTGCGGCTCTGCAGCCTATGCCCCACCCGAGGTGCTCCTAGGTGTGCCATACGACCCCAAGAAATATGATGTCTGGAGTTTGGGAGTGATTCTGTATGTCATGATCACTGGATGTATGCCTTTCGACGACTCTAACGTCACTGCACTGCCACTGATGCAGCGCAAGGCCTTGGTATACCCAGATGACGTTACTGTGGAAGAAAATGTTCGCGCCATCATATCGCTTCTGTTGCAGTTCAGCCCTTCAACGCGCCCATCAATTAAGCAAGTTTCCGAGCAGTCTTGGCTTCAGCTGCCAACAGGCGAGGgtatcaagaaaaaataa